TTGGGACACATCGACCGACGCACTGTTTGCACTCTACGATCGTATGCACCGTGAGTTTATCGCGAGCCCGGAACTTTTCGATTACACCGCATCGCCCGCGTCCACCAATTTTGCAGGTGCTTTGACGAAATGTTAAACTCCGACTTCGATATTTTCCTGCGGGGTCGGAGTTTATGAGCAAAGCCGTCAAATCGGTCCACATCACGAATTACTACCACAAGAACTCCGGCGGGATCAGTACTTCGTTCAACAATCTGCTCGCCGCTGCCGACCGTCATAAACGCGAGGTACGGCTCATAGTTCCGGGCGAGACCGAATCGGTCGAGGACGTGAACGAGTACGCCAGGATCTATTACGTCCCCGCACGTTATTCACCTGTTTTCGACAAACGGTATCGCGTAATGATGCCGTGGCAGTACATGCTCAAGGACACTGTCATTCGCCGCATTTTGCTTGAAGAAATGCCCGACATCGTCGAGGTCACCGACAAATACACGCTCAGCTTGCTCGGCGTAATGATCCGCACAAACAACTTCAAAAAGCTTGGCCGCCCAATGCTGGTTCATTTTTCATGCGAGCGAATGGACGACAATATCGGATCGTTCCTCACCGGCGGCAAGCTCGGGAAATGGTTCGCTCGGCGAGTGATCGGCAACTACACGATGCCGAATTTTGACTACCACATCGCAAATTCGACCTACACGGCCGAAGAGTTCTTCAATTCGCTAACTACCGATGTAAATCCGCGTAGGTCGAATTGGTTTCTGAACGCATGCTGGCGGTTTTTTAAGGCTCCCCGGGTGCCGGTCTCCGAACGCATCTTTGTCTGCCCACGCGGAGTTGATATCGCCCAGTATTCTCCAAAACGAAAGTCGGACGAGATTCGTGCAGAGATGCGAAAGCTCGCTGACATTCCCGAAACAGCGACGATCCTGCTCTACGCGGGCCGCCTGTCTCCTGAGAAGAATATCGGCCTACTCGTCGATATGATGAAGATATTATCGCAAGACAGCGAGAATGATTTTCGCCTTCTCGTCGCCGGAGCAGGTCCGCAAAGCGATTGGCTGAAAAAGCAGGGCGACAAGTACGCTCCGCGAAAGATCATTCAGCTTGGGCATCTCGATAAAGATCTGCTCGCCGGATTTTATGCGAATGCCGACGTATTTGTTCATCCTAATCCGCGAGAACCGTTCGGCATTGCACCGCTCGAAGCAATGGCGTCAGGCGTGCCGACGCTCGCACCAAATGCCGGCGGCATACTCTCATACGCGACCAATGACAATGCGTGGCTGGTCGAGCCAAAGGGCGAGGACTTCGCCGCCGCTGTCCGCCAGATCGTCAGCGACAGCAGTTTGCGCGTGAAAAAGGTCGCCAACGCACTCGCAACTGCCGAGCAAAACACCCGTGAGCGTTCGACCGACCGTTTGCTCGAGACGTACGATAAGATGTTCGCGGATTTTCAGACTCGAAAGGAACTATTTACCGACATTGCGGCCGCTAAGTCTTTTGACTATATTCCATTAACAGATGCTTGAACTCGTATTCGCAAATCTTAAGGTCCGCCCCATCCGCACGCTGATCAGCGTGGTCGGCGTTGCCCTCGGCGTTGTTTTGGTCGTGCTTTTCACCGGCCTTGCACGCGGCATGACCAACGACATGGCTAAGCGTGCGTCGAATTGGAAAGCTGAGATAGTCTTTGCCCGTGCCGGCGGAATGGAGACGACGAGTTCGAATATGAACGTCAGCGTCGGATACGTCGAACGTCTTAAGCAGATCGAAGGCGTAAAGTCGGTCGTGCCAGTTGGGCGTTATATATCGGCAAGTTCAAAAGGGCGTTGGGGAATACAGCAGATCGACGGTGTACCCTGGGCAGAGTTTGCCGAGATGAACGAAATGCGTTTGACTGCAGGACGTGCGCCGGTCGCTGAAGACGAAGTTATCCTCGACGATCGGCAGATGCGTGAGGAAAAGGTCAGCCTTGGAGATACCGTTGACGTCTTCGGCGACAAGCATTACAAGGTCGTTGGTGTTTTCGAACCGCCATCAGGTGCCCGTATCAAAATGTCGCTTGCAGCACTGCAATCTGCACTTGAGGCTCCAAACAAATGCACGTACATCCTTGTCAAAGTGAAAGACGGCGCTGATGTAAATGCGATCGCGGCCAAGATAAACGAAGCTCTTCCAGGCAATAAGATCAATATCACGAGCGATCTCGTCATCGACGCCGGCGACCGAATTCCGGGCCTCAACACATTTCTCAAGGTTCTCGTCGGCCTCGGAGCGTTCGTTTCGACGATCTTCGTACTGCTTTCGATGTACACGACCATCACCGAACGCCGCAAAGAGATCGGTATCCTCAAATCGCTCGGCGCATCGCACGGATTCATTATCAAGACGATCGAAGGCGAAGCACTTATGATCGGCATTCTTGGGATAATTCTTGGCTTTGCGACGGCGTTTATTGCGTCGCAGTTGATAAGCCGCAATTTTGAACTGGCTTTCGAATACAGTCTCCAATGGACACTCTGGGCAATTGCGATCGCTGTCGGCGGCAGTTTGATCGGCGCATTGTATCCGGCGTGGCGCGCATCCGCTATCGATCCTGTCGAAGTGATGGTTAATGAGTAATTAGCGTCGCTTCCCGACGATCGTAAGTCCAATTCCGCCCAAAATCAACG
The sequence above is a segment of the Acidobacteriota bacterium genome. Coding sequences within it:
- a CDS encoding ABC transporter permease gives rise to the protein MLELVFANLKVRPIRTLISVVGVALGVVLVVLFTGLARGMTNDMAKRASNWKAEIVFARAGGMETTSSNMNVSVGYVERLKQIEGVKSVVPVGRYISASSKGRWGIQQIDGVPWAEFAEMNEMRLTAGRAPVAEDEVILDDRQMREEKVSLGDTVDVFGDKHYKVVGVFEPPSGARIKMSLAALQSALEAPNKCTYILVKVKDGADVNAIAAKINEALPGNKINITSDLVIDAGDRIPGLNTFLKVLVGLGAFVSTIFVLLSMYTTITERRKEIGILKSLGASHGFIIKTIEGEALMIGILGIILGFATAFIASQLISRNFELAFEYSLQWTLWAIAIAVGGSLIGALYPAWRASAIDPVEVMVNE
- a CDS encoding glycosyltransferase, which codes for MSKAVKSVHITNYYHKNSGGISTSFNNLLAAADRHKREVRLIVPGETESVEDVNEYARIYYVPARYSPVFDKRYRVMMPWQYMLKDTVIRRILLEEMPDIVEVTDKYTLSLLGVMIRTNNFKKLGRPMLVHFSCERMDDNIGSFLTGGKLGKWFARRVIGNYTMPNFDYHIANSTYTAEEFFNSLTTDVNPRRSNWFLNACWRFFKAPRVPVSERIFVCPRGVDIAQYSPKRKSDEIRAEMRKLADIPETATILLYAGRLSPEKNIGLLVDMMKILSQDSENDFRLLVAGAGPQSDWLKKQGDKYAPRKIIQLGHLDKDLLAGFYANADVFVHPNPREPFGIAPLEAMASGVPTLAPNAGGILSYATNDNAWLVEPKGEDFAAAVRQIVSDSSLRVKKVANALATAEQNTRERSTDRLLETYDKMFADFQTRKELFTDIAAAKSFDYIPLTDA